Below is a window of Cydia amplana chromosome 3, ilCydAmpl1.1, whole genome shotgun sequence DNA.
TTTTTCCAGAATGAATCTTTAACAAAAAGGCTGCTCTATTCAGTGGATAATGCAGTAAGAATTGAATCATTTGCTGGTTCCTCCAAAGAGACCAATCCTGTTTATAAAGATTACCAAGGCTTGTTCCACTTGACGAAACTGAGTACAGTCCATTCAATTACACCATTTGTGCCTCCAAGCCTTGATTTGGCGTTCAAATTAAGAAGGAAAAAGTTTAACATCGAGAAACTGCACTTGCCGCCAGGTATGTCATTTTAATTGTATAGCATTTTATAGAGCACAAATAAGTTcttgaatattttatatgtgGTAGGTATGAACGAATTCAATgttaagtaatatttttgtttacagaATTGGAAGAAACCAGTGAAAGAGAACAGGATGACATCACTGCTAATCCTCAAATTGCATGTGGAGGATTTAAGAAAAAAGATATAgagttttaaatacatataagagttatgaaaatgcttaaaatatatttttaatattatacatttatttacaacttttacaatggatcatgtaaaacttaattaataattagacAGTGTAAGTATAGCCTTACACATCTTATAAATACCTGATCCTTATTATACGCTATAAAGTTCACATTGCGATTAAAGATTTTGTGTGGTAAGTAAATAGCTACAAGTACCTAACCGCAATACGCGTTGCCATTGTAATACGAAATGGAATAGAATTGTGCCACCACATTCACACATTGGAGAGGAACTCATGCATTAACTTTAAACAAAACTGCCTTAATTATTAGTCACCCCACCTGCCCAGCAGAGCGTGTCTCCCTAAAACCGGCGAATCTATTCACTGTATTATTGTTTGCTCGCATGTTCGCCGGGTCGTCCGCTTTTTCCGCGTCGTTACTAACGTTGTATTTTGAATGGATCTTACATTTTACATATCAAAACGAAAATGAAGTGCAAAAAAGTGGCGAGTGCTAAAGTTCTCTTTGGTTGCTTCAACACCATATTCTTCGTAAGTATGATTTCCAAAAATCGTCATACGACTAAAGcagttatttcattaattaaGCGAGGCGTTACATCCTTACTTCACCCATTAAGAAGCtacgctattttatttttatgcggATTCTAAAATTCTCATGAAATATTGCGGGCCAAAAGTTATTGAACAAAATGTTTGTTTTCCTATAATAAGATAATAACCGAGATAATCAGAGTTAtgcaggtaggtatatataggtacaatgacgcTCAAATGACCCATGTGCGAGCGAATAAACAATTGTATCTTTCATTGTTGGAATGCAGTGATTGTTTGGCCGTTATTACGACACGCATTGTTTACCTGGTGGGTGGCTGGTGATAGCGCCCATCGCTATCAGATAATCATTCTTACAACCAAAATATGGTCAAACGattaattattatgtaggtaacctacctataactaattaattaagtaggtacgtttaattaaatcaatagtaataaataaataaatattataggacattattacacaaattgactaagccccacggtaaggtCAAGaatgcttgtgttgtgggtactcagacaacgatatatataatatacaaatacttaaatacatagaaaacaaccatgactcaggaacaaatatctgtgctcctcacacaaataaatacccttactgggattcgaacccaagaccgcggcttcacaggcagggtcactactcactaggccagaccggtcgtcaaagtaATCAcgatgtacttacctattttagaATTTGtagatagagatctttattttgGATGaacaatatgtacatatttatttatttacaaggtAAGAATTAGGGATTTTATATGTAGCTATAGATATGAGCTATTTATTATAAACGATTGCACACCTACATTAGACTTCATTGCTTTCAACATTATTTACCAGTCAACAGTCCGTATGGACAAACAACTAGATAGGTGTTTTAGGCCTTTGTCACACTAAAGTTAATAAACATATCTCGGTGCTGCAATCAAAATTCTGTTAGTTTTCCAATGCAAACCCAAGCACTCATTCATGAAATTACGGATGGGCATTGTTGTTCTGCTTAAACAGTCTCAATAATGTACTAAAATGTAGCCCTTTTCTGTAACTACAAATAATAACTCGGGGGTTCTGATTCTTAAATACAGAGTTATGTTTTTTTCGTGATCTTTGAAAATTAATTGGTACTTACGCGGGgtaaaaagttttaagttcaTATTCAGTTATAATatgaaagcgctggtggcctagcggtaagagcgtgcgacttgcaatccggaggtcgcgggttcaaaccccggctcgtagcaatgagtttttcggaacttatgtatgaaatataatttgacatttaccagtcgcttttcggtgaaggaaaacatcgtgaggaaaccggactaatcccaatacggacctagtttaccctctgggttggaaggtcagatggcagtcgctttcgtaaaaactagtgcccacgccaattactgggattagttgccaagcggaccccaggctcccatgagccgtggcaaaatgccgggacaacgcgaggaagatgatgactcaGTTATAATATAACTAAATGTTCAGgcgtgcggattcgtggaagTAGTATGCGGGTTCCTGCTGCTAGTGGACTCGCGGCGCGTGCTGCTGTCGCGGCTGCTGGCGGCGCCGGACGGGCCGCTGGCGGAGGCGCCGCTGCACTACGCCGCGCTGGCGCTGCTCGCCGCCGGCCTGGCCGtgtgcgccgccgccgcgctcggCTGCTGGGCCACATACATGCCGTCATATGTCATACTCACATTTGTAAGTGTACAATAGGTACCTGCTACTAATAACTACTTGTCAATTATACAACCTTTTTTGAGCCATCTTcactatacatacctataggtagCATTAGAAAAGAAGGGACTTAACCGTGGCTTACGTACCATATATGATGACCAAAAGCTTTATAAGCAAGTTTCGGAGATGACGGGTCGAGCTTGACGCCTTTTCCAAGAAAGAGAAGGGGAGCTTTGCCCAGCAGCGGGGCAGTATTAGGTATGGgctcgtaaataaataatttgtttattggGGAGTAAGGTGTCATTGACGTTCGGGGAAAGTGGCGTTTTTTCTATGGACATTACAAAAGTTAACTATCATCATAGAAATTTTAAGAAGTAGAAAGGTTTTAACTTAAGGTACTTAAGAGTGtcagaaattatgcaaaattgaaccctatcaaatcgaaacaaagttcaaaatcatgtgggaaatatattcaATCTGCCTTACAAAGGCTTAAAGTTggtttattttatgatgtccaCAAGAAAAACGCACAGGTAACCTAAAACACTCTAAAGAAAGTTTTTGTCCCTATCGCAGTATTTCCTGATGGTGCTAGCACTGCTGGTGTGCTCTTGCCTGGGCGGCGtgacggcggcggcgtggccgcgctgcgccgggCTGCAgagcgcgcgcggcggcggcgtcggcgcGCTGCAGACCTACTACGCCGTACCCGACTACGAGCACTTCACTGCGGCGCTCGACCTCGCTCAGACCGAGGTAGTCTTTCTTAGCCCaccttgcaccatttcactaatccggggttaaccggttaaatctggagttaccatggttaccagtacaatttgacactaggttaacggtttaaccgcctaaccccgggttagtgggaaggtgcaagtgggccttagtgttATTTAGAAAAGTAGTAGCCGTATGATAACCAAACTACTAAAAATTGTATGACACTATTTCCCGGACCCTATTTTCGGATAGGGTGATGTAATAAGAGATAGGTTACCTACCTAGACCACAgaaaaaataatagtactaagtacagaagactcactctctaacaaaacgcgtctgttacgatcagcacagatatggccgctaggtggcgacagcgccacgcgcggcttatggctttccccaaaattggggccgaacggatgtacttttagctacctgtagcaaagcgacaaaatcgcggagtgagacacgcctgcctagaCCAAGTAGGTCTAGGCAGGCGTGTCGACTACGAGCACTTCACTGCGGCGCTCGACCTCGCTCAGACGGAGGTAGTCTTTCTTAGTGTTATTTAGAAAGGTAATAGGTATAAACCAAACTACTAAATTGTAAAAAATTGTATCACATTATTTCCCGGGCCCTATTTTTCGGATAGGGTGATATAATAAGAGATAGGTTACCTACCTAGACCACAgaaaaaataatagtactaagtacagaagactcactctctaacaaaacgcgtctgttacgatcagcacagatatggccgctaggtggcgacagcgccacgcgcggcttatggctttccccaaaattggggccgaacggatgtacttttagctacctgtagcaaagcgacaaaatcgcggagtgagacacgcctgcctagaCCAAGTAGGTCTAGGCAGGCGTGTCGACTACGAGCACTTCACTGCGGCGCTCGACCTCGCTCAGACGGAGGTAGTCTTTCTTAGTGTTATTTAGAAAGGTAATAGGTATAAACCAAACTACTAAATTGTAAAAAATTGTATCACATTATTTCCCGGGCCCTATTTTTCGGATAGGGTGATATAATAAGAGATAGGTTACCTACCTAGACCACAgaaaaaataatagtactaagtacagaagactcactctctaacaaaacgcgtctgttacgatcagcacagatatggccgctaggtggcgacagcgccacgcgcggcttatggctttccccaaaattggggccgaacggatgtacttttagctacctgtagcaaagcgacgaaatcgcggagtgagacacgcctgcctagaCCTATTTATAGAGTACAGGGCTCTCCCTGTACGTTACACGAGAGATAGTGTCTAAAACGCGGGACAATCAATCGTGTAGCGTAAGTAAACAGGTCATTAATTTTCGCTCAAGATTCATGGGGATCAAATCAGTATCTCTTAAGGcctgtctccatattgcgcggcaaaccgggttggctcgcgagccaactcgatcagatcgcgttggctcgcgagccaacccggtatccattgcgcgcggctgcctcgctgttcgatagtttgccgcgcaatatggagacgggcCTTTATAGTCCTCAATCATTGGCCTTATTTGTTGGATCCATGTTCTGAAAGTAGGTATATCGAGTAAATGCATGTTTATATTTGTGTTACACGCAAGTTTGAATCCCCAGCTGCAGTGTTGCGGCATGACGGACGCGCGGAACTACGACCTGTCGGTGTGGCAGCTGCGGCGGCTGGGCCCGCGCGGCATGGCCGTCCCGCCGAGCTGCTGCGTGCAGGCCCCGCCCGCGTCACACCTCAACCCCAAGCCGCGCAACGCCTCGCGCTGCCAGGAGGTCACGCCTAACGCCGAGTTCAGACACGTGGTGGTACGTtactgtatagtttgtagctttctaatagaccccgaaggctaatcctattgtctattgttaagaaaaaccgctcgtgccacgtgccacctgcataaaaaatcggtacttcggttactgagtgccggcgagtcgaacgctacagaaccagtctaaaatgtgtcatcgaaatgcgtaacaaaggcgcgttatcggagagcgcacctacactagttttttgagcgttggactagcccgcgctcaggtgccaaatagaatattaggacccttttttgcaggtaagtagcacgtgcggttttactgaacaatagacaataggataagccttcggggtctactagaaagctacaaactatacctgtaGAACGATCGCAGAGCTAGGCTGCTGCCTGCTGCATGCGTTGTGTACGTGCCGCCCGCGTCGCAACGCTACGCAGAGATCCGCAAATTCTATCTGTGTCGCCTGTGGTATTTCCGGACTCATATGACCTTCAAATTAAAAGGCCAGCAACGCACTttcaacccctctggtgttgcaggtgtccatgggcatgcatcgcttaccatcaggcgattcgtctgctcgtttgcctcctatatcataaaaaaagttCAGGCACGTGGTGGTACGTGAATACTATGCATGGCCATAAGCCGAGCTGCTGTAGGTACGTGCAAGTGCGGCCTACGTCGCACGTTACTGCCCTATTGGTTATCGTCCCGTAaccaatgtaattaattaggcattttaatagtagtttatgcaacagtgatataataagggttcttaaaattcaagggtcgaagttacaaaacgagacgtagtcgagttttgtaaaaaaagacccgagaattttaagaaccaattatgagctgttgcatacattactttttctatgacagctgcagcaaaaaaaaagagttattatttaaaaaaaattgagttattatttaaaaaaaaagagttattattgtaaatgaaaacatacctctttcaatcaagatgatcggaacttgtatctttaaaaaaaataaagcagttgtattatactcataagatgactgctagcagtcatcttatgagcctatagacaaatcattcaaatgacattgctttagatatcactgtcagtcatttaattgacacatttaagtgcaaaaataatgtaatgcGATAGGACGATAACATCAAGGTATCACTGAACCCCATAAATCGTGATGCAGATATATGAAATACCTCGCCACTATCGACTTTCATGGTAGCACTTTTAATTGCAGGGATGCTTGGAAAAAATAGAAGACTGGTATCAGCAGCAGTTCGTCATATTTATGCTGAGCCTGTTCGTTGTCGCTCTCCTCAAGCTTGCTATCCTGCTCATCACCATATTCTCTTGCATCCGACTTCGCAAGCACAGGCAGGAGATGCACTCCTTCATAGTGAAATCCATCGACAACAAGACTAATCAGAACATCTACGACACGAAGATGGGCTCGATGCGCGACGAGCCAATCATGGCGAAGTACATCCAGCCCAATAACTTCTACAGCCCGCGCGTGCGCAACCCGCGGATATTCCACAGCAAGCCTAACGAGATGGTATGAGAATTAGCCGCGGAGATAAATGCTTTAGAGCGGAAACTGGACAAGTTCTCCGACTACTTGTACAAGCACGAAGCAGATTCAATTATGTGGTGACTTGGGACGTGCCCTTCAAgtactgttttatttttctttacaaGAAAGGCGAATACATACTTGCACGCTTTGAATTCTGAAAAATTAATGcatttttacattacctactagcaactttaaccttttcgacgccgtgtgatacacaaaagctgtcacgctgacgccacgtcaccgaagtgacaaaactgaaattaaactCTATGCACGTAGGTTTGTTTCTCTGTGGTCTgggaccgattaatcggtctttggcgttgaacctacggtgcggatatatcggtcattggcgtccaaaaggttaaaccgaTGTGGCGTCGCTAGTACGCTATCTCGATCAACAATCACATCATGCACCAAGTAATAGGATTTGTAAATTAATTTTGATTTACTTTTatgccattttgtattttaatattattaccgACAAACACAATGTGCCATAGATTATATTTGTATTGTCTACCTTCTTAAAGCATTGTCTCCGTGCTCATAATTTGTGATAATTTAAGAGTTTAACTTTTTATAAGAGCCTTAAGCGTATAAATAAGTAGGTTCCTCTGTTCTCGGAGAAAAATAAAAGTCTTGTATCAATATGcaatattattttcaaaagAACATTCAAAAATTGGTCCTAAAGTTAAAACATTGTTAACAATGGCTCTGGAATGTTGTTATCATTCACAATTGGTTCTATAGCTGTATTTCATTTGTCGAGTTGCAGAGAGCAGACGCCCCACTCCCTATGAAAGTGGAATCGTTACTTAACTATTATATAACTTATATCGATACTTTCATGTCTCATAATATTAACATATTATGATAGTTTCCCGAGtgacaaaattatataaataaaaatatatggaatAATAAGAATGtcatgatttaatttaattattataaaagccAACATTTTGTAAATTCCAGATTTCCACAAAACCATCCTAAATAATACATGAGATCCTTAACAATAACGATTCTAGACCTGACAATACTTAAGTCAAcagtatctatctatctataataATTGATACTATAATGTTACCTATTGACCATTGAGACCGTCATCACAGTATAATCTACTAAATAATTATCTTAGGTACAGGAATGATCTTACTTTAGCCgtaattacataaatttacattTGCACTATGATATAAAGTAGGTGGGGTTGCTCTACCCCAGGCGGACTGCGGGTTAGGGGACTACACAATCACTACGGAAGGTAAACTCATTCTATTACTGATATAATGTCTTTTGTGCTTCATTTCATATCTACAATACAttccaaataaatataatacctatcaaTTAATCTACTCCGAGTGTAGGAGGACCTATTATTTTACAAGGGAACTGGAACCCGCGCCAGCGGCGGTAACGTCGTGGCGCGGTCTTAACGCGGATCGGAATATTTACTACGCATCCTGGAAGTacgataaaatatttacaaaagaaGTATTAACAACCGTAAACACTATAAAATACTATGAAATCGATATCTTTGAATATAAATAGACTAAAACAACGCTGAAAGTTCATATAAAAGTACGGGAGAATCTTCGAACACACCGTTTTTCGCGGCAAAGAACATTCTAAATATCACTTTAGCCGCtggaaattgttttaaaattccCGTTTAAAAACTTTGGTCATCATCGCTCCGGGCCGCGCCCGCTGGGTTACGATTCTAATATTCCTTTTGCGTCACTGTGTAACAAAATTTCGTCATCTTTCTATTATCACGCCACGCCTTTAGAATCTTTCGCTACGCTCCCAATTCTACTACGCGTTCAACTTCTCTCCATTTCGTTCCTTGGCACAATACACTATATGATCGTACGTCACTAATTGACGATCATCCTCCGGTACGGTGTCGGGCTGGACGGTCGCCCCGGGGCCGTCGGTCGGCACTCGGGCGacaccacagacaatccaacctctagacatagcatagtcgcgctaccccctctgccacacatacggtagcgttaagctttggattcctccgaaaacggtgccgtcatattacggccgctatatagcgttgactgacgtcactagaacgttgtctatgtaaacaagatggcgcggctTCCTAGatggcgttacgttacgttgattgtcaacgtaacttaagatgacggccgtcatgaccttgtcgatagtttcgtgaacgttttattagatagcggtgacgccattttgaataaatgacacgagattttgaataaatgattccgtgctacgattattttcctcttctgatgatattgcatcctccaagtaaattctagatgttcaagcaaatcttgtcagtaggaaaaggcgcgaaattcaaattttctacatttcgcgcctacatttttcaaatttgccgctttgaccttgacggtatgttatgacgccgtggtactttccacatgtcgccaccgtaaagacggccgtcttttgctgccgctatatgacggccgtcatatgacggcaccgttttcggaggaatccaaagctttactccatcttcgagtcaatcccgtgccgtgattggtccgtgtctttgaacggaccaatcacggcacgggatttgctcacctcgtccccccgcaccgccgtatttttggcagcatcggtttcatgaaagaattggcctaagctcagtctagaggttggattgtcagcgGGCGACACCTACAGGATGTCGTTGAAGAGGGAGTTGTCGAGCGAGTTGAGCAGCTCCTGGGCGGTAAGGCCGCCTGCGTCGCTGGCGGGCATGTTGTCGAGGAAGTCCAGGTTGAAGTCGGCCGTGGCGCCCGAGAACGAGCCGGAGCCGTGCAGCGACGGGAACTGCTGCAGCATGCCGCCGTGCGAGCCGTGCGCGCCGTGCGAGCCGTGCGAGCCGTGCGCGCCGTGCGAGCCCATGCCGGCCATGCCGCCGCTCTGCATCGACATGCTCTG
It encodes the following:
- the LOC134662916 gene encoding CD151 antigen; this translates as MKCKKVASAKVLFGCFNTIFFACGFVEVVCGFLLLVDSRRVLLSRLLAAPDGPLAEAPLHYAALALLAAGLAVCAAAALGCWATYMPSYVILTFYFLMVLALLVCSCLGGVTAAAWPRCAGLQSARGGGVGALQTYYAVPDYEHFTAALDLAQTELQCCGMTDARNYDLSVWQLRRLGPRGMAVPPSCCVQAPPASHLNPKPRNASRCQEVTPNAEFRHVVGCLEKIEDWYQQQFVIFMLSLFVVALLKLAILLITIFSCIRLRKHRQEMHSFIVKSIDNKTNQNIYDTKMGSMRDEPIMAKYIQPNNFYSPRVRNPRIFHSKPNEMV